A stretch of DNA from Paenibacillus sp. FSL W8-0186:
CGCAAATTACGCTGGCCGAGGAAATGACCCGGTTCGTACACGGCGAGGATGCGCTGGCCGAGGCTAAGCGAATTACTGCCGCTCTGTTCAGCGGGGATATTAAGTCTCTGACCGCTGATGAAATCGAACAAGGCTTCAAAGAAATGCCGACCTTCGAAGCAGCCAAAGACTCCAAGAATATCGTCGATTGGCTCGTTGACGTAGGCATTGAACCCTCGAAACGCCAAGCGCGCGAGGATATTACGAGCGGGGCCATCTCCCTAAACGGGGAGCGGGTCAATGAGCTGGAGTTCGAGATTACGGCCGATCTGGCGATCGAAGGCCGCTTCATCATTGTCCGCAAAGGGAAGAAGAAATACCATTTGGTGAAATTGGTTTAGGGGTACGAAACGAAAGGCACAGCAATCTCCTGGGGGAGGGTGCTGTGCTTTTTTTGTTTTATGCGAAAAGACGCCGGTTCTTCTTGGCGTCTCTGCGTAGTTAGATGAGCGTTTCGGAGGTGCCGCCGGATTTTAAATCATTCCAAGCTACGTACAAGCTGAGCGAGGCGGCGATTAGAAACAAAACGGCGGAAAGCAGCGCGATTTCGTTTCTTCGGGTCGTTGAAATCGAACTGCCACCGCCACCGCTTAAACTTCGTATTTTTACGGGTTTCGCATGCTTTCTTGCCGACTGCTTTACATGCTTTTTTATAGGTCTCACACGCTTCACACGCAGTCACTCCTTTGGAACGCAATGGCATACTCCAGAATATGTTGGCGTAGGAGTGATCGTTCCGGAAAGAGATGAAAATGGACAGTTAGTAGAGTTTTGACCAATTGCAAAAAGCCACAGTACCGAAAACGGTGACTATGGCTTTTTAACATTATCATAAGCCCTAAAAAAGCTTCATCTTGCCGATAGCACCAGAGCTTGGAGACAGCTGGGAATAGTGAATATGCTATCTCACATCTTGCATCTATTATTTTCATTGTCGAAAATAGGCAGATATATCCAAAGTATTGTGATATGATAGAACTGATTTTAATAGGTCTAAGGTTCTAAGTCGCTAGAGGGATTGAGGCAGGGGACCAGATTTAGAGATGAGAATTATCTTGCGAACGGTCTGACGAATAAGATCAGATTTCATCGTAGGATAAGCAATACTACAGTTTAATCGTGGAGGACAAGATGAGAAAGATTAGTATGTTGTTGTTGGCATTATGTCTCTTTTTATTCCTAGGGGCATCAGTAAGTTATGCAGAAGGGAAGGTAACAGCCACGGTAAGCACTAGTAATGTGGTCATCGATGGCGAGGTTGTTCGCAGCTCCGGATTTAATATTCAGAATTACAATTATTTTCGTTTGCGTGATTTGGCAAATCATTTATCAGGAACGAATAGTCAATTTAATATTACCTGGAACAATGGTCAGAATGCGATTGAATTAACTACAGGCAAGGCTTACTCAGCCAATGAATCTTTCCGTACCCCTTACTATAGTTCTGGCAAAGGGTATGAAGCCAAGCTATCAACGGCCAAGGTTATGATTGATGGGGAGCTTCATTCGATACAGGCTTATAATATTGATGACAATACCTATTTTCAACTCAGAGATTTGGCCAAAGCATTAAAATTTGATGTTTCATTTGACTCAGCGACCAATAGTATTGTTGTAGATCCATACTTGCCTGAAAATGCGTATCAAGCGGCAGGAACAAGAGTAGGGGAAAATAATATTGTTCAGTCTTACTTCCCAAGAAGGGGCGAGCCGATCCGTTCCCATTTAATAAAGAATAGCGATGGTACGTTCAGCAGTATAATCGCGGATGAGAAGCGTGTTCGAATCGAGACGTACAACAAGGATTATGAGGTAACTTCAAGCAAAGAGCTCCCTCTTGAAATGCCGCTCTATGGAGCCTTTTATAGTGGAGAGAAATACAACTATATTGCTTATGGCCAAGAAAATGAGGAAGAGAACGACAGTAAGGAAGTAATTCGAGTCGTTCGCTATGATAAAAATTTCAACCGGGTTGACAGTGTCTCTATTAAGGGCGGAGAGAGCTTCACCATTCAGCCGTTTCGTTCCGCAGCCCCTAGAATGGCTGAACATGGCGATGAGCTTGTATTACATACGTCACGATTGAGGTATCTAACATCAGATGGCAAGAATCATCAGTCTCAGCTTACTTTAATTATTAATACGTCGAATATGAGCATAACTAATTATTTAGGACAATTTCAGAAGAACCATGTAAGCCATTCCTTTAACCAGTTTGTTAAATATGACGGGAAGGAACATGTCCTGGTGGATCATGGGGATGCGTACCCCCGGTCGATCGTGCTTCATAAAGGAAACGGATCACAGTATAAAGAAGTAGATTTATTTCATATTCCTGGTAGTATTGGTGCTAATGCGACTGGAGTTTCTCTCGGGGGATTCGAGATTTCCTCTACGCATTATATAACTGCCTATAACAAGGTTGACCACTCTAAGGTGCAGTCCTATACCAATTTTGAGATGGTCGGGCTGGATAAGGATGTTCGTGATATCATGCTTGCTGTAGTGCCTCGTTCTAATTTGAGCGAAAGTGCAGTTAATAACATAACTATAGCGAAATATACATCAGGTACGGATCTTATTGGCTCCATCCCTAAATTAGTAAAAGTAAACGATAATCGGTTCATGGTATTGTGGCAGGAATTTGACCGCGAGAATTCGCCGCTGGATGTGAAGTATGTCGAAGTTGACGGCAAAGGTAATCCAGTTGGTGCAATCAACAGAATTTCTCAATTTGTACTTTCCGAATGCGACCCGATCCTCATGGATGGCAAGCTGGTTTGGTTTGCGGATAAAAAAGGCAAGCGTATTTTCTACACGATTCCACTATAAAATTGAAAAGGCCATAGCACCGCAATGGTGACTGTGGCCTTTTATCATTCATAAACTTCGGTAGACTTACGCAATGGCTACTATGTAATTGGTGAGGTGGAAGGGATTCTGTCGATGTTCCGCATGGATGTCATCCGCATGTTTCCAAATCTATTCTCAACGATGTTCAGCGGGATGGATATCATCTTTGTATTATTAGCCATAGTAACGGCCTGGCAGCTGCCAGCAAAATTGGCAAGTAACCGCGGTCATGGTGAGACAGAGGAACCTGTATCAGCAGAATAGTCAACATATCATTCATTCATTCATAGGTGAGGGATGCCCCGTTAACTATTCATATAGTGGCTGGGGCATCCTTCTTTGTCACCGCAGCTCGATAAATTTGTTATCATAATAACGCTAACAAAATATAATAAACTGTAGAAATATTTTTACAATTAATGTATGATGAAAAGTGTAATTTCCATTTCTATCTACTTTTTCGCAGAAAGGAGGTTCGGAGTAACGCCAATTAAGTAAGCGCTTACCTATAATCCAAACTATTGAATTGGAGGGTTCTGTTTATGGCTAGAAAACGGTTGAAGTCTTTTGCCACAATGCTTCTTGCTATGGCCGTCATCACAGCTTCGGCTATTGTTTCCGGCGGGCAAGCATCCGCGGCAGCTACGCCTGTAAAGGGATTTTATGTGAACGGTACAACGCTTTATGATGCGACGGGCAAGCCATTTGTCATGAGAGGGGTCAATCATGCCCACACCTGGTTCAAGAATGATTTGGCAGCAGCTATACCCGCGATCGCCGCGACAGGCGCGAACACCGTAAGAATCGTACTGTCGGATGGGGGACAGTGGACGAGGGACGATGTCGCTTCGGTCCAGAATATCATCGCCTTATGTGATCAATATAATCTCATTACGATGCTCGAAGTACATGATGCGACAGGCTCGGATTCTGCCTCTACGCTGAATCGTGCCGTTGACTATTGGATCAGCATTAAAGATGCGTTAATCGGAAAAGAGGATCGCGTCATCGTCAACATTGCCAATGAATGGTTCGGGTCATGGAGTTCGGATGGCTGGGCAAGCGGTTATCAGGCGGCGATCCCGGCTCTCCGCAATGCTGGCATTAAGAACACGCTCGTTGTGGATGCGGCAGGCTGGGGACAATATCCGAACTCGATCTTTGAAAAAGGATTGGCTGTTGCGAGCACCGATCCGCTGAAAAATATGATCTTCTCTATCCATATGTACGAATATGCAGGCGGCGACGCAGCAACGGTAAAGAGCAACATTGATAATGCCCTGGCCCTAAATATTCCCGTTATCATTGGCGAATTTGGACATAAGCATTCCAGCGGCGATGTGGATGAGGCGACGATCCTGAGCTATACCCAGCAGAAAGGCGTTGGCTGGCTGGCCTGGTCCTGGTATGGCAACGGCGGAGGCGTCGAATATTTGGATCTGGCAACGGGCCCGGCGGGAAGCTTGACGGACTGGGGTAAAACCGTAGTGAACAGCACCTATGGCACACTCGCCACATCTCAGCTTAGCGGAATTTACACAACGCCTGGTTATCAGCCGGTTCCGGATAACGGGAATACTCCGGTGCCAACAGTACCGGCCGCTCCAACAGGCTTAACAGCTGCGGCAGGGAACGGACAAGCCGTATTGAGCTGGAATGCTTCCTCCGGGGCGACAAGTTATGCGGTCAAGAGAGCAGCAGTCAGCGGCGGGCCTTACACGACGATTGCCAGCAACGTTGCAGCTACCAGCTATACGGATACGGGATTGACGAACGGCAATACGTATTATTATGTGGTGAGCGCCGCGAATAGCGCCGGAACAAGCTCCCATTCCACGCAGGCCAGCGTAACTCCCCAAGGTACACCAGTGCCTTCCAGCTCCCTCGTTTTACAATATCGGGCTGGGGATACAAACTCCAGCGACAATCAAATCAAACCGTATTTTAACATCAAAAATAACGGAACGAGCCCTGTCAATCTAAGCAGCCTGAAGCTTCGCTATTACTTTACGAAAGACGGCAATCAAACGATGAACGCCTGGATCGATTGGGCTCAGGTGGGTTCAAGCAACATTCAAACGGCCTTCGGCAGCGTTTCTGGCACGAATGCAGACACCTACGTCGAGCTCAGCTTCACGGCCGCAGCAGGCTCTATTGCTCCCGGCGGGCAGACCGGGGACATCCAACTGCGGATCTCCAAAGCCGACTGGTCCAACTTTAATGAGAACAACGACTACTCCTTCGATGCCACCAAGACTTCATATACCGATTGGAACAAAGTAACATTATACAACAACGGAGATCTGGTCTGGGGAATCGAGCCTTAATTGGGTTTGACAAGCTGTTTTTACAACAATTCATAGTTGCTGTATAATGGAAGTACGGACAACGTGACATCTTAATCAGTTAGGAGGACACAATGGGTAATTTAGCTCAGTATGAACTGGAAAAAAACAGTCCAATTCCTTTATACTTTCAACTTAAAGAAGATATGATCCATAAAATTAGAAACGAAGAATACAAAGTAAATGACAGCTTGCCTCCCGAAACACAATTAATGAAGATGTATGGAGTCAGCAGAACTACGGTCAGACAGGCTATTGATTTGCTGGTTAGCGAAGGGTATCTGGAAAAGCGAAGAGGGGTAGGAACCTTTGTCACCAAGCAGCAGCTAAACCAGTGGGATCTCGCGGAATTGCGAAGCTTCAATGAGGAAGCCAGTCGGCAAGGACTGAGCGCCAGAACGGAACTGTTAAGCAGCGAGCGCGTTATGGCGAATGATGCCTTGAAGGGCATTTTCGAAAAGGAGTCGGCTTGGTTCTACAAGTTGGAAAGGCTGCGATTTATTGAGAACGAGCCCTCCGTCCTGGTGACAACTTATGTTCCGGCGGATATAACACCTGGGCTGGAACGGTTTAATTTTTCGGAAGTTTCCTTGTTTGCAACACTAAGAGAGCATTATTCTCTTAAAATCAGTTTTGCGAACAAGACCTTTCGGGCGATCAATGCCAGCGCCGAGGATGCCGCGATATTGAAGGTGGATCCAGGATTTGCCATACAATTGGTCGAGACGGTCACTTATGATGACAAAGATAGGCCCATTGAATATTCTGTTTCCAGAGACAGAGGCGATCTTAACCGGTTCAAGGTACGCTTGAGATATAAGGAATGAACGGCTATTAGTGAATGAATATAATGAAAATGATAAACCTGTCGCTTAATTTTTCCGTCAAGACGTGAAATTAGGGCGATGGGTTTATTTTTGTCCTTTTTTTCTATGAAAGCGCTTGACAAAGAAAAAAAACAGTGTAATCATAACAGTAGGATGTCACGACGTCACGATGTCTTATCAGCTGCATAATAAGGAGGAATTGACAAATGGCAGGCGACTGGTTGAATTTGGCGGGGAAGGTCATCATCGTTACAGGGGGAAGCTCGGGTATTGGGGCTAAAATAGTGCAAAATCTCAGTGAGAATGGGGCACAGGTCGTAATCGCTGATATTTTTGGTTCCGCTTACAATAACGTTGATTTTATCCAATGCGATATCACAAACAAGCTGCAGGTAGAAGAAATGATAGACAAGGTAACGGAGAAATATTCCCGGATTGATGGCTTGGTTAACAATGCCGGAGTCAACCGGCCCAAATTGTTAGTGGATTATTATTACGGCGACAAGGATCACGAGTTTAACGAGGAAGATTTTGATTTTATGTTCAACGTTAATGTCAAAGGCGCCTTTTTCTGTGCCCAGGCGGCCGCAAGAATAATGATCAAGCAAAAAAGCGGGGTTATTGTAAACATTAGCTCCGAAGCCGGTATGGAAGGCTCCAAAGGGCAAAGCATTTATTCCGCAACCAAGGGGGCTCTGAATTCCTTCACACTATCGTGGGCGAAGGAGCTCGGTCGTTTCAATCTTCGAGTGATCGGCGTCTCTCCCGGGATCAATGAGCCTACGCCGATGGGCAATCCTGAGCATGTAAAGGCTTTGGCCTATACAAGAGGTATAGAGTCCGGAGATGTTTCCGGAGAATATATGAAAATGATCCCTTTGGGTAGACGAGGAAAGTTGGAAGAAATTTCGGATCTGGTTACGTATCTGTTATCTGATCGATCATCGTATATTTCAGGCACGATTGTAAATGTTACTGGCGGTAAGTCTAGAGGCTAAGACAGGAGGATAGCTATGAACAGCAAACCGTGGATTATCATCATCACGCACGGGACATTCGGTGAGGAATTAAAGAGAAGCGCGGAACTTATTATCGGAGAATTAGAGGATGTGTATTGCTTTTCTTTATTGGCAGGAATGGAAAGCAAAGCGCTGATTGAACATATTGGTTCCCAGTTAACCGATGCCCCGCGGGATTCCATTTTCCTGACCGATCTGTACGGAGGAACTCCATCAAATATCGGTGCCTATTTTGCAAAAAAGGATGGATACTCCGTCATTTGCGGAGTTAATTTGCCGATGCTGATCGAGGCGCAAACGCGTAGGTCGTTGGGGGAGTGGGAAGGCATCGAAGACAAAATTATTGAATTCGGGGCTGAAGGCATACGCAATATCACCAAAATCATTAAAGAAAGGAAGGGATCTGCATGTTAAACGGAATCAAACTGGTGAGAGTCGACTTTAGATTGATTCACGGACAGGTTGTCACGAAATGGAGCAATACCGTCACGGCCAAAACGATCATCGTTGTTAACGACGAGCTTTCCGAAGACGAGTTTATGGCGGATATTTACGTGATGGCGGCCCCTCCCGGCATCAAGGTGCAAGTGCTATCCATCGCTTCTTTCGTCGAGCAGGCTAACGCCGGGCAGTATGACAGCGGCAGTATTCTCGTACTGTTCAAGAACATTGAAGATGTACGGAATGCGGTGGAGAGGGGCATTGTGTTTGCCGAGGTACAGATTGGCGGACTTGGCGCAGCCGGGAATCGGACATCCGTAGTTAAAGGAATCTCCATTGACCGGGATGATGCAGACAATCTGATCTGCATGAGAGATCGGGGAGTTGAGGTTTACTTCCAGGTGACCCCGGAGGAAACCAAGCTATCGCTGGATAAAGCATTGAAAAAATTGGGGGGATAAGCGATGGAATTGCTGGTCGTAAGTATATTTGCGGGTTTGTGGTATTGGATTTGTAAAACGGATATCGGTTATGCAATCACCCATGCGATACGGCAGCCATTGTTTGCCGCTCTCCCCATCGGGCTAATCATGGGCGATGTCAAGCAGGCGATGATTATCGGGGCCGCTGTGCAAATTCTCTATATTGGCCTGGTTGCCGCGGGCTCCAATCTTCCCGCCGATGACTGTCTCGCAGGACTTATCGCTATTCCCATTGCGATCGGTTCCGGGCTTACACCGGCGCTGGCAGTTGCCATAGCCGTGCCCGTAGGTGTCATGGGCGTATTCGTCGATCAATTGCGCAAGACGGTCAATGTCATATTCGTTCATATGGCCGACCGGTATGCGGAGGAAGGAAATACCCGAAAGATTGTGCTTGCTTCCGTCGTTTATCCTACCGCTTTAAGCTTTTTCTTCCGGTTTCCGATTCCGTTTTTCGCTATTCTCTATGGCGCGGATGCCGTTAACTCCTTCATGAACAGCATTCCGGAATGGCTGGTTCACGGTTTCAGTGTGGCCGGTGGTCTGCTGCCAGCTCTCGGTTTCGCTTTGACGATGTTCGTCATTGGGAAAAAAGAACTTTTTCCGTGGTTCGTCATCGGTTACTTCTTAGTTCAATTCAGCGGAATTCCTGTGATCGGAGCAGCTATTTTCGGCTTATGCGCAGTTCTTCTAATCACTTATTACAACAATAATAAGAAGAATTTGGAGGTGTGATGAAAATGACGGAAACGCAGAAAACAGCAGAAGCCGG
This window harbors:
- a CDS encoding cellulase family glycosylhydrolase, coding for MARKRLKSFATMLLAMAVITASAIVSGGQASAAATPVKGFYVNGTTLYDATGKPFVMRGVNHAHTWFKNDLAAAIPAIAATGANTVRIVLSDGGQWTRDDVASVQNIIALCDQYNLITMLEVHDATGSDSASTLNRAVDYWISIKDALIGKEDRVIVNIANEWFGSWSSDGWASGYQAAIPALRNAGIKNTLVVDAAGWGQYPNSIFEKGLAVASTDPLKNMIFSIHMYEYAGGDAATVKSNIDNALALNIPVIIGEFGHKHSSGDVDEATILSYTQQKGVGWLAWSWYGNGGGVEYLDLATGPAGSLTDWGKTVVNSTYGTLATSQLSGIYTTPGYQPVPDNGNTPVPTVPAAPTGLTAAAGNGQAVLSWNASSGATSYAVKRAAVSGGPYTTIASNVAATSYTDTGLTNGNTYYYVVSAANSAGTSSHSTQASVTPQGTPVPSSSLVLQYRAGDTNSSDNQIKPYFNIKNNGTSPVNLSSLKLRYYFTKDGNQTMNAWIDWAQVGSSNIQTAFGSVSGTNADTYVELSFTAAAGSIAPGGQTGDIQLRISKADWSNFNENNDYSFDATKTSYTDWNKVTLYNNGDLVWGIEP
- a CDS encoding GntR family transcriptional regulator; amino-acid sequence: MGNLAQYELEKNSPIPLYFQLKEDMIHKIRNEEYKVNDSLPPETQLMKMYGVSRTTVRQAIDLLVSEGYLEKRRGVGTFVTKQQLNQWDLAELRSFNEEASRQGLSARTELLSSERVMANDALKGIFEKESAWFYKLERLRFIENEPSVLVTTYVPADITPGLERFNFSEVSLFATLREHYSLKISFANKTFRAINASAEDAAILKVDPGFAIQLVETVTYDDKDRPIEYSVSRDRGDLNRFKVRLRYKE
- a CDS encoding SDR family oxidoreductase — its product is MAGDWLNLAGKVIIVTGGSSGIGAKIVQNLSENGAQVVIADIFGSAYNNVDFIQCDITNKLQVEEMIDKVTEKYSRIDGLVNNAGVNRPKLLVDYYYGDKDHEFNEEDFDFMFNVNVKGAFFCAQAAARIMIKQKSGVIVNISSEAGMEGSKGQSIYSATKGALNSFTLSWAKELGRFNLRVIGVSPGINEPTPMGNPEHVKALAYTRGIESGDVSGEYMKMIPLGRRGKLEEISDLVTYLLSDRSSYISGTIVNVTGGKSRG
- a CDS encoding PTS fructose transporter subunit IIA; translation: MNSKPWIIIITHGTFGEELKRSAELIIGELEDVYCFSLLAGMESKALIEHIGSQLTDAPRDSIFLTDLYGGTPSNIGAYFAKKDGYSVICGVNLPMLIEAQTRRSLGEWEGIEDKIIEFGAEGIRNITKIIKERKGSAC
- a CDS encoding PTS sugar transporter subunit IIB encodes the protein MLNGIKLVRVDFRLIHGQVVTKWSNTVTAKTIIVVNDELSEDEFMADIYVMAAPPGIKVQVLSIASFVEQANAGQYDSGSILVLFKNIEDVRNAVERGIVFAEVQIGGLGAAGNRTSVVKGISIDRDDADNLICMRDRGVEVYFQVTPEETKLSLDKALKKLGG
- a CDS encoding PTS sugar transporter subunit IIC, yielding MELLVVSIFAGLWYWICKTDIGYAITHAIRQPLFAALPIGLIMGDVKQAMIIGAAVQILYIGLVAAGSNLPADDCLAGLIAIPIAIGSGLTPALAVAIAVPVGVMGVFVDQLRKTVNVIFVHMADRYAEEGNTRKIVLASVVYPTALSFFFRFPIPFFAILYGADAVNSFMNSIPEWLVHGFSVAGGLLPALGFALTMFVIGKKELFPWFVIGYFLVQFSGIPVIGAAIFGLCAVLLITYYNNNKKNLEV